A genomic stretch from Chitinophaga agri includes:
- a CDS encoding GNAT family N-acetyltransferase, translating to MAQFNVSDHVVLEDERVILRPLVLADDDHLIPFVNTEPEIWKFSTVPPTGPGGMREYIRAATEARKEGKEYPFIVFDKQLQRYAGSTRFYDIQLKNSMLQLGYTWYGKDFQGTGLNKHCKFLLLQYAFERIDMERVEFRAAHTNERSIAAMKRIGCTVEGILRNCAANADGSRRSSIILSILKDEWFGHVKDGLHKQL from the coding sequence ATGGCACAATTCAATGTCTCCGATCATGTCGTTCTTGAGGATGAAAGAGTGATCCTGCGTCCACTCGTACTCGCTGATGATGACCACCTTATACCGTTTGTCAACACGGAACCGGAGATCTGGAAGTTCTCTACTGTGCCACCAACAGGTCCCGGCGGTATGCGGGAGTATATCCGTGCGGCCACAGAAGCCCGGAAGGAAGGGAAAGAGTACCCCTTTATTGTATTTGACAAGCAGTTACAGCGTTACGCGGGTAGTACCCGCTTTTATGATATTCAGCTGAAGAACAGTATGTTGCAGTTAGGGTACACCTGGTATGGGAAAGACTTCCAGGGTACAGGTCTGAATAAGCATTGTAAGTTTTTACTGTTGCAGTATGCTTTTGAAAGGATCGATATGGAAAGAGTAGAGTTCCGTGCTGCGCATACGAATGAAAGGAGTATTGCGGCGATGAAGCGTATTGGTTGCACCGTGGAAGGTATCTTACGCAATTGTGCCGCCAATGCAGATGGCTCCAGGAGAAGCAGCATCATATTAAGCATCCTGAAAGATGAGTGGTTCGGTCATGTGAAAGATGGTCTGCATAAACAACTGTAA
- a CDS encoding YfhO family protein, whose amino-acid sequence MNSFSWKKIIPHVIAISVFLIVALVYCSPALEGQVLQQTDIVHWKGMAQDAFNYKAVHGHFPLWNTHLFSGMPNYQVTMDTKTLLPDFGRMIQLYLPKPASYFFVACLCFYILGMAYRVNVLAAVLGSLAFAYATYDPIIISVGHETKMLAIAYMPGLLAGMVLIFRKKYILGLAVAALFATLEIGAGHPQVTYYLLITLGIMTVGYIINWVMQRDFKHLVISLSLAILAGLIGVGNTSQSLLTTYEYSKYTMRGGKTVDLSEDGKLTQTKTKGLDENYAFQYSFGVGETFVLAMPGAFGGGSGEHLDADSKVVEKLTSQNIPEAQASQLATSLPRYWGGVSPFTAGPPYSGAMICLLAVIGFLVLGIGEAGVSVSNVTRWWILGAIVFMLFISWGSYFIGFNKVLFDHLPLFNKFRAHSLALIIPQLLLPLLAVLAVDKVLYAENARTLLQQHFKKIIYASGGVIVLAVLMYLFNDYKGAYDTQIMDSFTQQAGADLARQILDGMIADRKAMFGSGIFHLLWIWAVIIGLFYLYMKDKIKPAIIVGVFIVLNTGDLLVVANKYLNKQNYQDASSYQAGNFAPTAADQEILQDKDPHYRVLNLSTGDPFNDAITSYYHRSVGGYHAAKLRMYQDIIENQFAKPGVGLNMGLLNMLDTRYVITRSQDQQQPAPVVQRNPDALGAAWFIKHISYVNGPIEAIKALDHLNPKDTMIMDNAFKVAGSEQPVFDSLATIKLVSYENDAIKYATSAKSNQFAVLSEVYYPEGWKAYIDGKATTYANVNYILRGIAVPAGEHSIEFRFEPASYYTGQTLVYIANILLWLTIAASIFVLWRQSRQAKA is encoded by the coding sequence ATGAACAGTTTTTCCTGGAAGAAGATCATCCCTCATGTAATTGCGATTTCCGTCTTTCTGATCGTTGCATTGGTCTATTGTAGTCCCGCCCTGGAAGGGCAGGTGCTGCAGCAGACCGATATTGTGCACTGGAAAGGTATGGCGCAGGATGCCTTTAACTATAAGGCGGTCCACGGGCATTTCCCTTTATGGAACACGCATTTGTTCAGTGGTATGCCTAACTACCAGGTGACCATGGATACAAAAACACTCCTGCCTGACTTTGGCCGTATGATACAGCTGTATCTGCCTAAACCCGCGAGTTATTTCTTCGTGGCCTGTTTATGCTTTTACATCCTCGGAATGGCCTATCGTGTGAATGTACTGGCAGCAGTACTGGGTAGCCTTGCTTTCGCCTACGCAACATATGATCCGATCATTATATCCGTAGGTCACGAAACCAAGATGCTGGCGATTGCCTACATGCCTGGTTTACTGGCAGGTATGGTATTGATCTTCCGGAAAAAGTATATACTTGGTCTGGCGGTGGCTGCACTCTTTGCTACGCTGGAAATTGGAGCAGGACACCCGCAGGTGACTTACTACCTGCTGATCACCCTGGGCATCATGACCGTAGGATATATCATCAACTGGGTGATGCAGCGCGATTTCAAACACCTGGTCATCTCTTTATCACTCGCTATACTGGCAGGTCTGATCGGTGTGGGTAATACTTCCCAGAGCCTGCTGACCACCTACGAGTATTCCAAATACACCATGCGTGGTGGTAAAACAGTAGATCTTTCTGAGGATGGTAAACTAACGCAGACTAAAACGAAAGGCCTGGATGAAAACTATGCTTTTCAATACAGCTTTGGCGTAGGAGAGACCTTTGTACTCGCTATGCCTGGTGCATTCGGTGGCGGATCCGGTGAACACCTGGACGCTGATTCCAAAGTTGTTGAAAAACTGACCAGTCAGAACATTCCGGAAGCGCAGGCCAGTCAGCTGGCAACCAGCCTGCCAAGATACTGGGGTGGCGTATCGCCATTCACGGCAGGCCCTCCATACAGCGGTGCAATGATCTGTCTCCTGGCAGTAATAGGATTTTTAGTTTTAGGCATCGGTGAAGCCGGTGTTTCTGTCAGTAATGTAACCCGCTGGTGGATCCTCGGTGCTATCGTCTTCATGCTCTTCATTTCATGGGGTAGCTATTTCATTGGATTCAACAAGGTGTTATTTGATCACCTGCCGCTGTTCAATAAATTCAGAGCACACTCACTGGCACTGATCATCCCGCAGCTGCTGTTGCCACTGCTGGCTGTACTGGCAGTTGACAAGGTACTGTATGCGGAGAATGCGAGAACATTACTGCAACAGCATTTTAAGAAGATCATCTACGCAAGCGGCGGTGTCATTGTACTGGCTGTACTGATGTACCTTTTCAATGATTATAAAGGCGCCTATGATACACAGATCATGGATAGCTTCACGCAACAGGCAGGTGCTGATCTGGCTCGCCAGATCCTGGATGGTATGATCGCGGACAGAAAGGCCATGTTTGGTTCCGGTATCTTCCATCTGTTATGGATCTGGGCGGTGATCATCGGTCTGTTCTACCTGTACATGAAAGATAAGATCAAGCCGGCCATCATTGTGGGTGTGTTCATCGTACTGAACACAGGCGACCTGCTGGTAGTGGCTAACAAATACCTGAATAAACAAAACTACCAGGACGCTTCCAGCTACCAGGCGGGTAACTTTGCGCCAACGGCAGCTGACCAGGAGATCCTGCAGGATAAAGACCCTCACTACAGGGTATTAAACCTGTCTACAGGTGATCCTTTCAATGATGCGATCACTTCCTACTACCACCGTTCTGTAGGTGGTTACCATGCCGCGAAACTGCGTATGTACCAGGATATCATTGAGAACCAGTTTGCTAAACCAGGCGTAGGCCTGAATATGGGACTGCTCAATATGCTGGATACCCGTTACGTGATCACCCGTTCCCAGGACCAGCAACAGCCAGCACCGGTTGTACAGCGTAATCCGGATGCCCTGGGCGCTGCCTGGTTCATCAAACATATCAGCTATGTAAATGGCCCTATTGAAGCGATCAAAGCCCTGGATCATCTGAACCCGAAGGATACCATGATCATGGACAATGCCTTCAAGGTGGCAGGTAGCGAGCAGCCGGTATTTGATTCCTTGGCTACCATTAAACTGGTAAGCTACGAGAACGATGCTATTAAATACGCGACCAGCGCTAAGAGCAATCAGTTTGCGGTATTGAGTGAGGTCTACTATCCGGAAGGATGGAAGGCTTACATTGACGGTAAGGCAACAACTTACGCAAATGTGAACTACATCCTGCGTGGTATTGCCGTTCCGGCAGGAGAGCATAGTATCGAGTTCCGATTTGAACCTGCTTCCTACTACACGGGTCAGACGCTCGTGTATATCGCGAATATCCTGCTGTGGTTAACAATTGCAGCCAGCATCTTTGTGCTGTGGAGACAAAGCAGACAAGCAAAAGCATAG
- a CDS encoding cytochrome-c peroxidase produces the protein MRRKLAFTCVLALLSIVVVFTSQGERQSAIAENTITYFKRQQPLFAASTLQLRQSIATLKAGDSTSLFAARQSLRICRIHYKAIAFFLEYFFTSEAYVFNAPAKYEIEEPYIEYEEPVGLQQLEALLHDPHVFDRKSELEAQATVLVQTAQDLPALLYKFSVTDQQVMESIQQELVRIMALYITGYDAPLLKSGIPEAAAALKAIDTVLMAYTGVLKKDSIGYYLRQGIDRLDAHPDFDSFDRLAFLVNDALPLQRLLLHKQQDLFSPQTLPQTQFPHTSMSGDTALGRKLFSEKALSGNYTRSCATCHQPEKYFTDGLSRNTVITGNGMLPRHTPGLHYTAYQYSQFWDGRAGSLEEQVLQVLHSPQEMDSRDDTLLQRLHRHPSYHSLTLPQVQAALAAYLRTLAPFNAPFDQYMAGNRRALTAEQQTGANIFMGKAQCATCHFVPLFNGLIPPLYNRTEFEVLGTPANDDLLHPVADFDSGRLAFFPIHFYRGAFKTPTVRNTAVTAPYMHNGAFRTLEQVIDFYDKGGGNGIGLSVPNQTLSAVPLQLTAAEKKALIAFMEALTDR, from the coding sequence ATGAGACGTAAGCTGGCGTTCACCTGTGTACTTGCATTACTGTCAATAGTGGTAGTGTTCACTTCACAAGGCGAACGCCAGTCTGCAATCGCAGAAAATACAATTACATACTTTAAGCGGCAGCAACCGCTGTTTGCCGCCAGCACGCTACAACTCCGGCAAAGTATAGCTACCCTGAAAGCAGGAGATAGTACCTCCCTGTTTGCGGCCCGTCAATCGCTGCGCATCTGCAGGATACATTATAAGGCGATCGCTTTTTTCCTGGAATATTTCTTTACCAGTGAGGCTTATGTATTTAATGCTCCTGCCAAATATGAAATAGAAGAGCCCTACATCGAATATGAAGAACCTGTAGGTTTACAACAGCTGGAAGCGCTGCTCCACGACCCGCACGTGTTTGACCGTAAAAGCGAGCTGGAAGCACAGGCCACCGTGCTCGTACAAACTGCACAGGACCTGCCCGCATTATTATACAAGTTCTCCGTTACAGATCAGCAGGTAATGGAAAGTATACAACAGGAGCTGGTACGTATCATGGCGCTGTACATCACCGGTTACGATGCCCCCCTGTTGAAAAGTGGTATCCCGGAGGCGGCTGCTGCATTAAAGGCGATAGATACGGTACTGATGGCCTATACGGGCGTACTGAAGAAAGACAGTATCGGATATTATCTGCGGCAGGGGATTGACAGACTGGACGCCCATCCTGACTTTGACAGCTTTGACCGTTTAGCCTTTCTGGTGAATGATGCTTTGCCGCTGCAAAGATTACTGCTGCATAAACAACAGGACCTGTTCAGTCCACAAACTTTGCCACAAACCCAGTTCCCACATACCAGTATGAGCGGTGATACAGCCCTGGGCAGAAAACTATTCTCTGAGAAGGCATTGTCTGGTAATTATACCCGTAGTTGCGCTACCTGTCATCAGCCGGAGAAGTATTTCACAGATGGATTGTCCAGGAATACTGTCATTACGGGCAATGGTATGCTGCCGAGACATACCCCGGGGTTACACTATACTGCCTACCAGTATTCACAATTCTGGGATGGCAGGGCCGGTAGCCTGGAAGAACAGGTATTGCAGGTATTGCATAGTCCGCAGGAAATGGATAGCCGCGATGATACACTTTTACAGCGGCTGCACCGGCACCCGTCCTATCATTCCCTGACATTGCCACAGGTACAGGCGGCCCTCGCAGCATACCTGCGTACGCTGGCTCCGTTTAATGCTCCCTTTGACCAGTACATGGCGGGAAACAGGCGGGCCCTGACTGCGGAGCAGCAAACGGGCGCCAATATCTTTATGGGCAAGGCACAGTGTGCTACCTGTCATTTTGTGCCGTTATTTAACGGCCTGATCCCGCCACTTTACAACCGGACAGAATTTGAAGTGCTGGGAACGCCTGCAAATGATGACCTGTTACATCCGGTGGCCGATTTTGACAGTGGCCGGCTGGCCTTTTTCCCGATACACTTTTACAGGGGTGCCTTCAAGACACCCACTGTGCGTAATACGGCGGTGACCGCTCCCTATATGCATAACGGGGCATTCCGGACGCTGGAACAGGTAATAGATTTTTATGATAAAGGCGGTGGAAATGGTATCGGACTGTCTGTGCCCAACCAGACCTTATCCGCCGTGCCCCTACAGCTGACAGCAGCAGAAAAAAAGGCACTGATCGCTTTTATGGAGGCGCTGACTGACAGATAA
- a CDS encoding purple acid phosphatase family protein, with amino-acid sequence MGILRSCLLLGGLMAGSLIATAQSEDDLSVKLIRGPYLQAASDHSITLRWRTNVATRSRVLYGAASDETAQQVNDSALTTEHIVRLDGLQPHHRYFYKIGDFKKIFQGDSANYFYTLPERGKEGVYRIGAFGDCGNNSVNQRNVKNAVLSYLGQHYLDAWILLGDNAYNSGTDAEFQAKFFNVYKDDLLKRYPMFPAPGNHDYNDQDFPGAVETAQRTHQTAYYQNFSMPTKGESGGVASNTQAFYSFDVGNIHFLSLDSYGKEADQYRLYDTLGPQVQWIKRDLEANKNRQWVIAYWHHPPYTMGSHNSDTEDELVHIRENFIRILERYGVDLVLCGHSHDYERTRLIKGHYGMEETFSAATHNLSQSSGAYDGADNSCPYVKDASNQGTVYVLSGSAGKLGGTQPGYPHKAMQYANATDGGATLLEVQGNRLDLKWICADGVIRDRFTYMKEVNKHNVLHVKAKSKVTLTASFTGSYQWSEKGQQTRSIIVAPRAGKTEYTVTDKEGCLKDTFTIIAK; translated from the coding sequence ATGGGTATATTACGATCCTGCCTGTTACTGGGTGGTTTAATGGCTGGTAGTCTGATAGCAACAGCACAATCAGAAGATGATTTATCGGTAAAACTGATCCGCGGACCTTACCTACAGGCTGCATCAGATCATAGTATCACACTCCGCTGGCGCACGAACGTGGCTACGCGCAGCCGTGTGCTATATGGCGCTGCATCCGATGAAACAGCGCAGCAGGTGAATGATTCCGCCCTGACTACAGAACATATCGTAAGACTCGACGGCCTACAGCCACATCACCGCTATTTCTATAAGATAGGCGATTTTAAAAAGATCTTTCAGGGAGATAGTGCCAACTATTTCTACACCCTGCCTGAACGTGGGAAAGAAGGCGTATACCGTATCGGCGCATTCGGTGATTGCGGTAATAATTCTGTTAACCAGCGTAATGTAAAGAACGCCGTACTGAGTTACCTCGGACAGCACTACCTGGACGCCTGGATACTGTTAGGCGATAATGCCTATAACAGTGGCACAGATGCTGAATTTCAGGCAAAATTCTTCAACGTATACAAAGACGATCTGTTAAAGAGATACCCGATGTTCCCGGCGCCAGGTAACCATGATTATAATGATCAGGATTTCCCCGGCGCTGTTGAAACAGCACAACGTACACATCAGACTGCCTACTACCAGAACTTCTCCATGCCCACCAAAGGAGAGTCAGGTGGTGTGGCTTCCAATACACAGGCGTTCTATTCCTTCGACGTCGGTAACATCCACTTCCTGTCGTTAGACTCCTACGGAAAAGAAGCAGATCAATATCGTTTGTATGATACTCTCGGCCCGCAGGTACAATGGATCAAACGTGATCTGGAAGCCAATAAGAACAGACAATGGGTGATCGCCTACTGGCACCATCCTCCGTATACAATGGGTTCTCACAACTCTGATACTGAAGATGAACTGGTACACATCCGGGAGAACTTCATCCGCATTTTAGAGCGCTATGGTGTAGACCTGGTATTGTGTGGACATAGCCATGATTACGAGCGTACCCGCCTGATCAAAGGACACTATGGTATGGAGGAGACTTTCAGCGCTGCTACACATAACCTGAGCCAGTCCTCCGGTGCATATGATGGTGCTGACAATTCCTGCCCTTATGTAAAAGACGCCAGCAATCAGGGTACTGTATATGTACTGAGCGGCTCTGCTGGTAAACTCGGTGGTACACAACCCGGCTATCCGCATAAAGCCATGCAGTATGCCAATGCCACTGATGGTGGTGCCACACTGCTGGAAGTACAGGGTAACCGCCTTGACCTGAAATGGATCTGTGCAGATGGTGTGATCCGTGACCGCTTTACGTACATGAAAGAAGTGAATAAACACAATGTATTACACGTAAAAGCGAAAAGTAAGGTGACCCTGACTGCTTCCTTTACGGGTAGCTATCAGTGGAGTGAAAAAGGACAACAAACACGCAGTATTATTGTAGCACCACGTGCTGGTAAAACTGAATATACGGTGACAGATAAAGAAGGTTGTCTGAAAGACACATTTACGATCATTGCTAAATAA
- a CDS encoding 3'-5' exonuclease family protein, with product MAYIMVDVESDGPIPGDYSMISFGAVRVDNTLNKTFYGKLKPISEKFIPEALAVSGHSREETLSFNDPRKVMADFKAWINKVAEDRPIFISDNNGFDWMFICWYFHHFLGENPFGFSSQNLGSLYKGIELDTFKNFKHLRRTRHTHHPVDDAKGNAEALLTMKEEMGLKIKL from the coding sequence ATGGCCTACATTATGGTTGATGTGGAAAGCGATGGCCCTATTCCCGGTGATTATTCAATGATCTCATTTGGTGCGGTCAGAGTAGACAATACATTGAATAAGACATTCTACGGTAAACTAAAACCCATTTCAGAGAAGTTCATTCCGGAAGCACTGGCGGTATCCGGGCACTCAAGAGAGGAAACCCTTTCTTTTAACGATCCCCGTAAGGTGATGGCTGATTTTAAAGCCTGGATCAACAAAGTGGCAGAAGATCGTCCTATTTTCATCAGTGACAATAACGGTTTCGACTGGATGTTCATCTGCTGGTACTTCCATCACTTCCTGGGTGAAAATCCTTTTGGTTTCAGCTCCCAGAACCTGGGTAGCCTGTACAAAGGCATAGAACTGGATACGTTTAAAAATTTTAAACACCTGCGTAGAACGCGACATACCCACCATCCCGTGGATGACGCGAAAGGTAACGCAGAAGCCCTCCTGACAATGAAAGAGGAAATGGGGCTGAAAATTAAGCTCTAG
- a CDS encoding AAA family ATPase, producing MLIRFTVENFLSFNEETEFNMLAGDIRRHPDHVVKLPNIELLKSAVIYGANGAGKSNLFRALSLFREMVLGGNIDIITHDHYFRHEQNKEQLTTFEVEFIIGKKGYAYGLSYNAGVVKEEWLYLLHYGKKEDELIFERTVNNKGKQTLKLSPKYTKSSKEKLRVEFYQEDVLKNSNLFIHLTKDKKFKEITVAFEWITEAMLIIFPGSKNFNFINTFLKNKDFKTFINETIFSFETGINTLDVQSIPLNVYFGEDNIPEREQVLKDIQSGEILPVGSTCNAIALMENDIPVVKKIISCHVNERGEEAVFELWEESDGTRRLIDFIPLIYFLVTLPVTVIIDEIDQSIHPSLLKDFITKVQQIPNKKGQLIITTHESNLLDLDLFRQDEIWFAEKNKNGESHFYPLSDFNVRPDLDIRKGYLSGRFGAIPFLGNLKDLNWDKYAEKE from the coding sequence ATGTTAATCAGATTCACCGTAGAAAACTTTCTTTCTTTTAATGAAGAGACTGAGTTTAACATGCTTGCCGGTGATATTAGGAGGCATCCAGACCACGTAGTTAAGCTCCCGAACATTGAATTACTTAAAAGTGCTGTTATTTACGGAGCTAATGGAGCAGGCAAAAGTAATCTGTTCCGGGCACTATCTCTCTTCCGTGAAATGGTACTTGGAGGTAATATTGATATTATTACACATGACCACTATTTCCGGCATGAACAAAATAAAGAACAACTGACCACATTTGAAGTTGAGTTCATCATAGGCAAAAAAGGATATGCTTATGGCTTGTCTTACAATGCCGGAGTGGTTAAAGAAGAATGGCTATATCTACTACATTATGGCAAAAAAGAGGATGAACTTATATTTGAACGCACTGTAAATAATAAAGGAAAACAAACATTAAAACTATCTCCGAAATATACTAAATCCTCCAAAGAAAAACTCCGCGTAGAGTTTTATCAAGAAGATGTCTTAAAGAATAGTAACCTCTTTATTCACTTAACTAAAGATAAAAAGTTCAAGGAAATAACGGTAGCATTTGAGTGGATCACAGAAGCAATGTTGATAATTTTTCCGGGAAGCAAGAATTTCAACTTTATCAATACATTCCTTAAAAATAAGGATTTCAAAACATTTATAAATGAAACGATTTTTAGTTTTGAAACTGGCATAAATACATTAGATGTTCAGTCCATCCCTTTAAATGTTTATTTTGGAGAAGATAACATCCCTGAGAGGGAACAAGTATTAAAAGATATTCAAAGCGGAGAAATATTACCGGTTGGATCGACATGCAATGCAATTGCATTGATGGAGAATGATATTCCTGTTGTTAAGAAGATAATCTCATGTCATGTTAACGAAAGAGGAGAAGAGGCTGTCTTTGAATTATGGGAAGAATCAGATGGCACCCGAAGGCTGATTGACTTTATTCCTTTGATATACTTCCTGGTGACATTACCTGTCACTGTGATTATAGACGAAATCGATCAAAGTATACATCCCTCTTTATTAAAAGATTTTATCACTAAGGTGCAACAAATTCCCAATAAAAAAGGTCAACTCATCATCACTACCCACGAATCAAACTTACTCGATCTCGACTTGTTCCGTCAGGATGAAATATGGTTTGCAGAAAAGAACAAAAACGGAGAAAGTCATTTCTATCCTTTGAGTGATTTCAATGTGCGTCCTGATCTTGATATCCGTAAAGGGTATCTATCTGGCAGATTCGGCGCCATTCCTTTTCTGGGAAATTTAAAAGATCTTAACTGGGATAAATATGCCGAGAAAGAATAG
- a CDS encoding RloB family protein — translation MPRKNREYKKGAPHRDCRKFIIVAEGEREDEYFRYFNNLNRRVKVEIVERDGGKSAAKYLQERIATYHTKFGIEPEDLVWFVLDVDKWPRRDINELHQHCTTDANWDIAISNPCFEVWLHYHLLKAIPVNVKTPGQLKTNLNKLLPGGYNKETFAKQIKVAATNAGKADEHKDHYFPEKNNTKVYVLANQLLQFLGNNWQ, via the coding sequence ATGCCGAGAAAGAATAGGGAATATAAAAAGGGAGCACCACACAGAGATTGCCGGAAATTCATCATTGTAGCTGAAGGGGAAAGAGAAGACGAATATTTTCGCTATTTCAATAATTTAAACAGAAGAGTAAAAGTTGAAATTGTGGAACGTGATGGCGGTAAATCTGCCGCAAAATATCTACAGGAAAGAATCGCTACTTACCATACTAAATTTGGCATAGAGCCGGAAGATCTTGTATGGTTTGTACTGGACGTTGATAAATGGCCAAGGCGGGATATAAATGAGCTGCATCAGCATTGCACGACAGATGCAAACTGGGATATAGCCATTAGTAATCCTTGTTTTGAAGTGTGGTTACATTACCATCTGTTAAAAGCGATTCCAGTCAATGTTAAAACTCCCGGACAGTTAAAGACGAATTTAAATAAGCTACTACCAGGTGGCTACAATAAGGAGACATTCGCTAAACAGATAAAAGTGGCAGCCACTAACGCAGGAAAAGCAGATGAGCATAAGGACCATTACTTCCCGGAAAAGAATAACACGAAGGTCTATGTGCTGGCTAACCAGCTATTGCAATTCTTAGGAAATAACTGGCAATAA
- the dusB gene encoding tRNA dihydrouridine synthase DusB — MVKIDNIVLPDFPLLLAPMEDVSDPPFRVVCRENGADLMYTEFISSEGLVKDTEKCRRKLAIFDEERPVGVQIFGGDEDKLSMAARIVDMTQPDLLDINFGCPIKGIVAKGAGSGVLKDIDLMVRLTKACVNATNLPVTVKTRLGWDEDTKNIEEVAERLQDVGIKALAIHGRTRTQMYKGVADWELIAKVKNNPRIHIPIFGNGDIDSPQKALEYKHRYGVDGIMIGRAAIGYPWIFREVKHYIQTGELLPAPTLQERIDVCKRQLEKSVQWRGEGPGIFSMRKHYFSYLKGLPDFKGFRSRLVTPVESAAVVDVLDEIGRVYAGFEFEHKPIQLVNYHENCAL, encoded by the coding sequence TTGGTAAAGATCGACAATATTGTGCTGCCTGATTTCCCGCTGTTACTGGCGCCTATGGAAGATGTGAGTGATCCGCCTTTCAGAGTGGTATGCCGGGAGAACGGGGCTGACCTGATGTATACGGAATTTATTTCCAGTGAAGGTCTGGTGAAGGATACGGAGAAGTGTCGCCGGAAACTGGCCATTTTTGACGAAGAACGTCCAGTAGGGGTACAGATCTTTGGCGGAGATGAAGATAAGCTGTCGATGGCCGCCAGGATTGTAGATATGACGCAGCCGGACCTGCTGGATATCAATTTCGGTTGTCCGATAAAAGGCATCGTTGCCAAAGGAGCCGGTTCAGGCGTACTGAAAGACATCGACCTGATGGTACGGCTGACCAAAGCCTGTGTAAATGCCACTAATCTGCCTGTAACCGTGAAAACGCGCCTTGGCTGGGATGAGGATACCAAGAATATTGAAGAGGTGGCAGAAAGGCTGCAGGATGTCGGTATCAAGGCCCTGGCGATACATGGCCGTACCCGTACGCAGATGTACAAGGGCGTGGCCGACTGGGAACTGATCGCTAAAGTGAAGAATAACCCCCGAATACATATTCCCATCTTCGGGAACGGAGATATTGATAGTCCGCAGAAGGCACTGGAATACAAGCATCGCTACGGGGTAGACGGTATCATGATCGGTCGCGCTGCTATCGGTTATCCCTGGATCTTCCGGGAAGTGAAGCATTACATACAGACGGGAGAGCTGTTACCTGCGCCAACGCTGCAGGAGCGGATAGACGTGTGTAAGCGTCAGCTGGAGAAATCTGTGCAATGGCGCGGCGAAGGACCTGGTATATTCAGTATGCGTAAACACTATTTTAGTTATCTGAAAGGACTGCCTGATTTTAAAGGATTCAGGAGCCGGTTGGTGACACCGGTGGAGTCAGCGGCCGTAGTGGATGTACTGGATGAGATAGGACGCGTGTATGCTGGATTTGAGTTTGAGCATAAGCCTATTCAGCTGGTGAATTATCATGAGAATTGTGCGTTGTAA